A section of the Oncorhynchus gorbuscha isolate QuinsamMale2020 ecotype Even-year linkage group LG06, OgorEven_v1.0, whole genome shotgun sequence genome encodes:
- the LOC124037384 gene encoding vegetative cell wall protein gp1-like: MVRKHSETNPQTPNPQTPNPQTPNPQTPNPQTPNPQTPNPQTPNPQTPNPQRPQAPNPQAPTPQAQQTPGPQQTPNLETPNPQAPTPQAQLPNLETPNPQVPNPQTPNPQVPNPQTPNFQTLKPQASTPRDSNPQAQPPNLETPNPHVPNPQTPNPQTLKPQTLKPQAPKPSGPHSPKPPVSQTPRPPKPQAPKPPVSQTPRPPNPKSHKPSVSQTPRPPNPQSPKPPGSQTPRPPIP; encoded by the exons ATGGTAAGAAAACACTCAGAGACTAACCCCCAGACCCCAAACCCCCAGACCCCAAACCCCCAGACCCCAAACCCCCAGACCCCAAACCCCCAGACCCCAAACCCCCAGACCCCAAACCCCCAGACCCCAAACCCCCAGACCCCAAACCCCCAGAGACCCCAGGCCCCAAACCCCCAGGCCCCAACACCCCAGGCCCAACAAACCCCAGGACCCCAACAGACCCCAAACCTTGAGACCCCAAACCCCCAGGCCCCAACACCCCAGGCCCAACTCCCAAACCTTGAGACCCCAAACCCTCAGGTCCCCAACCCCCAGACCCCAAACCCTCAGGTCCCCAACCCCCAGACCCCAAACTTCCAGACCCTCAAACCCCAGGCCTCAACCCCCAGAGACTCAAACCCCCAGGCCCAACCCCCAAACCTCGAGACCCCAAACCCTCATGTCCCCAACCCCCAGACCCCAAACCCCCAG ACCCTCAAACCCCAGACCCTCAAACCCCAGGCCCCCAAACCCTCAGGTCCCCATTCCCCCAAACCCCCAGTCTCCCAAACACCCAGGCCCCCAAAACCTCAGGCCCCCAAACCCCCAGTCTCCCAAACCCCCAGGCCCCCAAACCCCAAGTCTCACAAACCCTCAGTCTCCCAAACCCCCAGGCCCCCAAACCCCCAGTCTCCCAAACCCCCAGGCTCCCAAACCCCCAGGCCCCCAATCCCTTAG